The sequence below is a genomic window from Dictyostelium discoideum AX4 chromosome 5 chromosome, whole genome shotgun sequence.
GTACACTCTTGTAAATCTTGAGGTTTAACTTTAATCTCTGACATTGTCAAATCTGATAATAAAACGACCTGTAAATCATCTACTCTTAACACCATACCTGTTTCACCTTCATATCTACCTCCAATTGCTTTAACATGATCACcaactttaaaatatttttgtaGTTCATATGGTTTGAATGCAAATAaatcctaaaaaaaaaaatattaaaaaaaaaaatattaaaaaaaaaaaattaagagttaatataaaatccatataaaattttaaataaataataaatcatttttaccTTAATTTGTTCatcaattggtaaaattaaaactctATCTTCTTCAACAGACTCTACAATTgccattaaatttttaagatcACCTTGAATAACTTTTACAGTATCACCTTTTGCAAAATGAGTTGATTTTGTTTGAAGACGTGGTAAAATTGGAACAGAGGAAATTTCTGctgaaatattttcaattggttgACCTTCTTCATCCATTTGAACTTCACCTCTATCTTGAAACTTTTGTAACTCCTCTAATGATGGTACAACACCATCGATATTCACTGATGCTACTCTAAAAACTTTATGAAGGAAACCATCTTTATATTTGTCACCATTTAGAATATAGAATAAACCACTTAGGGTAGTTGATTGATTGAGTggtattttcattttctccACCTCATCGGGATTGAAAAATCTAGCTTGAGGACGagttctttttctctttggTGTTGCAACAGCTTTATCTATTCCATTACTACCGCCAGTTCCACTACTACCtcctccaccaccacctccacctccactattattaatattatttttattattattattaatattattattattaatattattattatttggattattattattatttggattattattatttggattatttttattattgttattattattatttttattattattatttggattattattattattatttttattattattattattcttattattatcatttggattattattatttggattattattatttggattatttggattattattatttggactattattatttggattattattattattatttttatttttattattattattcgccttattttctttttcttgtaaTGATTGTGCTATAGATGGTAAATCTAAACGTGGAATCAATTTAACTGTGACACGTGATTTTGATGGATCATAAGAGATGATTTGACCAATATCGGCCTTATATTTTCCTAATCTAATACGAACCCAACCACCCTTTTGAAGGTCGACATTCTTTTTGTTGGCAGAAATTACTTCTATGATATCTTTGAGTGGTGTGATGACTGGTGTGAATGAAACCAATGATGTCATACCTTTAATGGCCTGTCTAACGTGAACCTCTCTTTCTGCCTCTACATAAACGTAACCCGATAGATGATGTGGTGCCATAACCGATTTAATGAGTACATGATCGTTTGGATTATTGCTGTTTCTATTGTTTAACATCTTTTGCATCATTGATGCAACGAATAGTTTCTCTTCACCAACACGGCATTTCAAACGCCAATAACTTTGTTTTGGTAAATCCTCATCATAATCgccttcatcatcatcatatccATAATCTTCATTGTCTGCATACTTTTGTACCTTTTGAAGTATATTACTTAATCCATTATCTCTTTCCCTTAATGAACTATAGGCTTCTCTatcttttttcatttgttcACTACTAAGTTGTTCGAAACCATCTTCGGCTTCACCTTCATCCTCTTCATAATCATCCTCTGCATCATCTGCTTCTGCTTCTTCTTCAAAAAAATCATTCTTTGATTTCTTGGAACTTCTCCTTGATGactcttcatcttcttcactatcatcatattcttcttcttcatcatcaaaattttcttcttcttcatcataatTTTCATCATCTGAATGtgccattttttattattttataataaaatttttattattattatttttatttttattattattatttattattattattattattattattattattattattattattttttttattactatttattattattattattatactattattttattattatctccTTGTATATTATaggatttaaaatttctattttaaatcctaattttttttttttttttttttttttttttttttttttttttttttttgtgggtaaatataaatttattattaaaacttttttttttttttttttttttttctctcctTTCTAATTCTTCTTATAACTATATATTTGTATACACGCTTTGTTGCTTGATTTTTAGCAAAATGAAATGAGTTTggtaaataatttcaaaaatataaaaaaattaaaaaaaaaaaaattaaaaataaaaaaaaaattaaaaaaaatttcaaaaaaaaaaaaaaaattttttttttttttttatattatcaaattcatttatGGCATGGCAGAGATATTTGATACAGcgctaaaaataaaaataaaaaaaaataaaataaaaaaaataaaaaaaaaaataaaaaaaaattaagccaaaaaaaaaaaaaataataaaaaaattatagatatatatatattttttttttttttttttttttttttttttgaacgtataaaaataaaaaaaaaaaaaaaaaataaaaaaaaattaaaaatataaaaaaataataataataaaaaactaataaaccaattttatttattttacatttctttttatttatttaaaattttttttttttttttttttttttttttaataatattaaatttaagaaataaatttaaacctTTTTCAACCACATGTTGTTGGTGgggttttattattatttttaaataaagtttgATAAGATTCAATAGTTTTCTTGAATTCAACTTCATTATTTTGacattgataaatttttgCAATATCCAAAATGAGATCAGCTAAATGAATGAAATCATTACCATGTATTTGTTTCCAGATTGCCAAGGATGCATTATATAATTGAATGGATTTATCATAATCAGTGGtggtaatataaaaataacccA
It includes:
- the spt5 gene encoding transcription initiation factor Spt5 produces the protein MAHSDDENYDEEEENFDDEEEEYDDSEEDEESSRRSSKKSKNDFFEEEAEADDAEDDYEEDEGEAEDGFEQLSSEQMKKDREAYSSLRERDNGLSNILQKVQKYADNEDYGYDDDEGDYDEDLPKQSYWRLKCRVGEEKLFVASMMQKMLNNRNSNNPNDHVLIKSVMAPHHLSGYVYVEAEREVHVRQAIKGMTSLVSFTPVITPLKDIIEVISANKKNVDLQKGGWVRIRLGKYKADIGQIISYDPSKSRVTVKLIPRLDLPSIAQSLQEKENKANNNNKNKNNNNNNPNNNSPNNNNPNNPNNNNPNNNNPNDNNKNNNNNKNNNNNNPNNNNKNNNNNNNKNNPNNNNPNNNNNPNNNNINNNNINNNNKNNINNSGGGGGGGGGSSGTGGSNGIDKAVATPKRKRTRPQARFFNPDEVEKMKIPLNQSTTLSGLFYILNGDKYKDGFLHKVFRVASVNIDGVVPSLEELQKFQDRGEVQMDEEGQPIENISAEISSVPILPRLQTKSTHFAKGDTVKVIQGDLKNLMAIVESVEEDRVLILPIDEQIKDLFAFKPYELQKYFKVGDHVKAIGGRYEGETGMVLRVDDLQVVLLSDLTMSEIKVKPQDLQECTEVATGRLELGNYELHDLVQIGPHKVGVIIKVERDSFKVLDESSNVSTVKLQEVGNKRRNKSFTTLDAHHNTITSGDLIEVVDGAYKGKQGTILHISRNFLFIKSKDIFENGGVFVVRTQYCSLLGGNKNKQSNIQQQQQQQQQQQQQQHSSQGGRGGGRGGYNNSGRGRGGRGREDSPLHKVVTIKKGSWKGYVGIVKECTDTMVQVELQTNSKKINVLKTDIALPNERQQMQQQQTNDWDQLYNASRTPMREDPSQTPMRMNTPARSSHSDPWSMRESSDYFSSSSSSGSGSGSSSNNNSSSGGGRDSGSHNGNDYSSGTTPGTNYSLYSPYTPNTPLDGSNRSDPNYTPYDRSTPSMGYGNDPNPTPSYMSNYTPHEIPSSPYTPHNPQTPATPNSSEDHDEEVEPQYWSGTKIEVVFKDSGKHAVVLDNLSDSTVRVEMLDTKEVIDNVSQSQLNLVPPAKKDRVVIVKGKLCGQSGNLFILTDENTGIVKMNSNFDFKVFKMSYIGKLIR